From one Actinopolyspora saharensis genomic stretch:
- the pstA gene encoding phosphate ABC transporter permease PstA: MRTDTADIERPAKTPAFQQLSPGRKAKNHIATTLFALAFVVAVIPLLWVLFTLFRRGLVPMLNAEWWTHSFYGLLPNDFGGGIYHALVGTLEQTLVCALIAVPLGVCVGIFLIEYGRNSKLASTTTFMVDILSGLPSIVAGLFIYALWITTFGFDRSGFAVSLSLVLLMLPVVVRVTETMLMIVPDELREASYALGVPKWKTILKVVLPTSLSGILTGIILGLARVMGETAPLLILVGYSRAINFNLFDGPMASLPLTVYTARKTSTEAGEYRMWGAALTLVLLIMLINLIATLLSKLFAVKTK; the protein is encoded by the coding sequence ATGAGGACGGACACCGCCGATATCGAGCGGCCCGCGAAAACCCCGGCCTTCCAGCAGCTGAGCCCGGGACGCAAAGCCAAGAACCACATCGCCACCACGCTGTTCGCCCTGGCCTTCGTGGTGGCCGTCATCCCCCTGCTGTGGGTGCTGTTCACCCTCTTCCGGCGTGGGCTGGTTCCCATGCTGAACGCGGAGTGGTGGACGCACTCGTTCTACGGCCTGCTGCCGAACGACTTCGGCGGCGGCATTTACCACGCCCTGGTCGGGACGCTGGAACAGACGCTGGTCTGTGCGCTGATCGCGGTTCCGCTCGGCGTGTGCGTCGGGATCTTCCTCATCGAGTACGGGCGGAACTCCAAGCTGGCCAGCACCACCACCTTCATGGTGGACATCCTCAGCGGGCTCCCCTCGATCGTCGCCGGGCTGTTCATCTACGCGCTCTGGATCACCACCTTCGGGTTCGACCGCAGCGGGTTCGCCGTCTCGCTGTCCCTGGTGCTGCTGATGCTGCCGGTGGTGGTCCGGGTGACCGAGACGATGCTGATGATCGTTCCCGACGAGCTGCGGGAGGCCTCGTACGCGCTCGGCGTGCCCAAGTGGAAGACGATCCTGAAAGTGGTGCTGCCGACCTCGCTGTCCGGGATCCTGACCGGAATCATCCTCGGGCTGGCCAGGGTCATGGGTGAAACGGCTCCGCTGCTGATCCTCGTCGGGTACTCCCGGGCGATCAACTTCAACCTGTTCGACGGCCCCATGGCCTCCTTGCCGTTGACGGTCTACACGGCGCGCAAGACCTCGACCGAGGCGGGCGAGTACCGGATGTGGGGGGCAGCGCTCACCCTCGTGCTGCTGATCATGCTCATCAACCTGATCGCGACGTTGTTGTCCAAGCTTTTCGCTGTAAAGACCAAGTAG
- the mshD gene encoding mycothiol synthase, with protein sequence MWVISVDVVQLTWRNGLDDAETAEVENLLAETERSDGVAPAGEHVLLRLRAHRGVTEQIEPVRADTGGSEHFVVRAEQGELAGYAHLDTEGAASGEPLVAELAVHPSFRGRGVGGELVRALAQRAEVPAEEDPPEDAGRLRVWSHGLLPGAVALAERFGAGRVRELWRMGRGLDGAELAEPVLPEGVSIRGFRADEDEREVVRVNQRAFSWHPEQGGMTERELREKEELDWFDPAGFLLAVDGSGTLLGFHWTKIHPDGSGEVYVVGVDPDTQGSGLGRALTLAGLRYLRDVGCSRVMLYVEGDNGPAVAVYHRLGFERWDVDVQFGR encoded by the coding sequence ATGTGGGTAATCTCGGTCGATGTGGTGCAGCTGACGTGGCGAAACGGACTGGACGACGCCGAGACCGCCGAGGTGGAGAACCTGCTGGCGGAGACCGAGCGAAGCGACGGGGTGGCCCCCGCGGGGGAGCACGTGCTCCTGCGACTGCGTGCGCACCGGGGCGTGACCGAGCAGATCGAACCGGTTCGAGCGGATACCGGTGGTTCGGAGCACTTCGTGGTCCGGGCCGAGCAGGGGGAGTTGGCCGGGTACGCCCATCTGGACACCGAGGGTGCTGCTTCGGGAGAGCCCCTGGTGGCGGAGTTGGCCGTTCACCCGAGTTTCCGCGGCAGGGGAGTGGGCGGCGAGCTCGTCCGCGCTCTCGCCCAGCGCGCCGAGGTCCCCGCGGAGGAGGACCCGCCGGAGGACGCCGGACGGCTGCGGGTGTGGTCGCACGGGCTGTTGCCCGGAGCAGTGGCGCTCGCCGAGCGGTTCGGTGCGGGGCGGGTCCGCGAGCTGTGGCGGATGGGGCGCGGACTCGACGGCGCCGAACTCGCGGAGCCGGTGCTGCCGGAGGGCGTGTCGATACGTGGCTTCCGGGCGGACGAGGACGAGCGGGAAGTCGTCCGGGTGAACCAGCGCGCCTTCTCCTGGCATCCGGAGCAGGGCGGCATGACCGAGCGGGAACTGCGTGAGAAGGAGGAGCTCGACTGGTTCGATCCGGCCGGATTCCTGCTGGCGGTCGACGGTTCGGGGACCCTGCTCGGCTTTCACTGGACCAAGATTCACCCGGATGGGAGCGGCGAGGTCTACGTGGTCGGCGTGGATCCGGATACGCAGGGTAGCGGCCTCGGGCGTGCGCTGACGCTGGCCGGGTTGCGTTATCTGCGGGATGTCGGATGCTCGCGGGTGATGCTGTACGTGGAGGGGGACAACGGGCCCGCCGTGGCGGTTTACCACCGTCTCGGTTTCGAGCGCTGGGACGTCGACGTGCAGTTCGGCCGGTAA
- a CDS encoding helix-turn-helix domain-containing protein: MNQSPTVHRRRLGGELRRLREAAQRTHREVAAHLDCSQGKISQIELGRVPVRTADVRLMAEFYGSSSEQVSELLELAEASKQRGWWQEHPSTARRSGFDTYLGLETAATALSVFEPDPLPELLQTAEYSATLLRSSREGFTAPEISDRVAVTSKRQQRLLGTDPLELWAVLDEAALRRRVGGSRLMRGQLEHLVLMSYRRNVTVQVLPFDVGAHPFLGERVTVFSFRENTDQQVVHAGGPPNSRFLDKSGETEPYLTAFEQVCSMALPPKESTMLISRIADEQPCRPLRRRSARPEVIGGPAPGK; the protein is encoded by the coding sequence GTGAACCAGAGCCCGACCGTCCATCGCCGACGCCTCGGCGGCGAACTCCGCAGGCTGCGCGAAGCGGCCCAGCGGACACATCGCGAGGTCGCCGCCCACCTGGATTGTTCACAGGGCAAGATAAGCCAGATCGAGCTCGGGCGAGTACCGGTGCGTACTGCCGACGTCCGGTTGATGGCCGAGTTCTACGGCTCGAGCTCCGAACAGGTCTCGGAGCTGCTCGAACTGGCCGAGGCCTCCAAGCAACGCGGCTGGTGGCAGGAGCATCCGAGCACGGCCCGTCGCAGCGGGTTCGACACCTACCTCGGTCTGGAAACCGCCGCGACGGCGCTGAGCGTCTTCGAACCGGACCCGCTTCCCGAACTGCTCCAAACCGCCGAGTACAGCGCCACGCTGCTGCGTTCGAGCAGGGAGGGGTTCACGGCCCCCGAGATATCGGACCGGGTGGCCGTGACCTCGAAGCGCCAGCAGCGGCTGCTCGGTACGGATCCGCTGGAGCTGTGGGCAGTACTGGACGAGGCCGCGCTGCGCCGCCGCGTGGGCGGCAGCAGGCTCATGCGCGGGCAGCTGGAGCACCTCGTGCTGATGAGCTACCGGCGCAACGTCACCGTCCAGGTGTTGCCGTTCGACGTCGGGGCGCATCCGTTCCTGGGCGAGCGGGTCACGGTGTTCTCGTTCCGCGAGAACACCGATCAGCAGGTGGTGCACGCCGGAGGTCCGCCGAATTCGCGTTTCCTGGACAAGAGCGGCGAGACCGAGCCGTACCTGACCGCCTTCGAGCAGGTTTGCTCCATGGCGCTGCCGCCCAAGGAGTCGACGATGCTGATCTCCAGGATCGCCGATGAGCAACCCTGCCGACCGTTGCGCCGCCGCTCTGCTCGGCCAGAAGTGATCGGAGGCCCGGCTCCCGGCAAGTGA
- the pstS gene encoding phosphate ABC transporter substrate-binding protein PstS, whose protein sequence is MHIGRHKAVLGALVVGVLALSACGTDQNVTNAELNPELRNLKVACGDASVVAEGSSAQKNAMDVFARDFGVKCPGKKLNYTASGSGKGISAFTAGQVDFAGSDEALTAEEAEAARQRCSDNPAWNIPMVFGPLAITYNIPGVSDLVLSPEVISKIYQGEIKRWNDPEIQRLNSGTDLPDIPVVPFYRSDESGTSANFQEYLSTATDGLWKGEGKTFRPKSGVGQGRSGTDGVTSSVEQTEGGITYAAWAFPKNAGLGIASIDSGNGPVELNSESAGKAIESAEIAGEGNDLKLNLESIYGNDAPGVYPIVLATYEVVCSGGYDPQTAKSVKAALKVAAHAGQENLEQAGYVPLPPKFKSKVLGAVRAIEE, encoded by the coding sequence GTGCACATCGGGCGGCACAAGGCCGTGCTGGGAGCCCTTGTCGTGGGGGTGCTGGCACTTTCCGCTTGCGGAACCGACCAGAACGTGACCAACGCCGAGCTCAATCCCGAGCTGCGGAACTTGAAGGTCGCCTGCGGGGACGCCTCCGTGGTGGCCGAGGGGTCGTCGGCGCAGAAGAACGCGATGGACGTCTTCGCCAGGGACTTCGGAGTCAAGTGCCCCGGCAAGAAGCTCAACTACACCGCTTCCGGTTCCGGGAAGGGAATCTCGGCCTTCACCGCGGGCCAGGTCGACTTCGCCGGGTCCGACGAGGCGCTCACCGCCGAGGAGGCCGAGGCGGCCAGGCAGCGTTGCTCGGACAACCCCGCCTGGAACATCCCCATGGTCTTCGGCCCGCTGGCCATCACCTACAACATCCCCGGGGTCAGCGACCTCGTGCTCAGCCCCGAGGTGATCAGCAAGATCTACCAGGGCGAGATCAAGCGCTGGAACGACCCGGAGATCCAGCGGCTGAACAGCGGGACCGATCTCCCGGACATCCCCGTGGTCCCCTTCTACCGCTCGGACGAGTCGGGGACCTCGGCCAACTTCCAGGAGTACCTGTCCACGGCCACCGACGGGCTCTGGAAGGGCGAGGGCAAGACCTTCCGCCCGAAGAGCGGAGTCGGCCAGGGGCGCTCCGGCACCGACGGTGTGACGTCCTCGGTGGAGCAGACCGAAGGTGGAATCACCTACGCGGCGTGGGCGTTCCCCAAGAACGCGGGGCTGGGCATCGCCTCGATCGACAGCGGAAACGGGCCGGTCGAGCTGAACAGCGAGTCCGCGGGCAAGGCGATCGAATCGGCCGAGATCGCCGGCGAGGGCAACGACCTCAAGCTGAACCTCGAATCCATCTACGGCAACGACGCGCCCGGCGTCTACCCGATCGTGCTCGCGACCTACGAGGTCGTGTGCTCCGGTGGGTACGACCCGCAGACAGCCAAGTCCGTGAAAGCCGCGCTGAAGGTCGCGGCCCACGCGGGCCAGGAGAACCTGGAGCAGGCGGGCTACGTCCCGCTGCCCCCCAAGTTCAAGAGCAAGGTCCTCGGTGCCGTCCGGGCGATCGAAGAATGA
- the phoU gene encoding phosphate signaling complex protein PhoU gives MREAYQEQLDKLAEELAAMSTMVGNAMEQATTALLGADLSLAEQVIDDDMKVDEARARCEEHAFGLLALQAPVAGDLRTVISTIHAAESLERMGDLALHVAKAARRRHPQPVLPEDVKTYFSQMGQVAVQLANRLNQILRTQDVQQARDLEVDDDEMDDLHRHLFSVVMGAEWSHGVSAAVDITLLGRFYERYADHAVSVARRIVYVVTGTMPTSERP, from the coding sequence ATGCGTGAGGCCTACCAGGAACAGCTCGACAAGCTCGCCGAGGAGCTCGCCGCGATGTCGACGATGGTCGGCAACGCGATGGAGCAGGCAACCACCGCGCTGTTGGGAGCGGACCTGTCGTTGGCCGAACAAGTCATCGACGACGACATGAAGGTGGACGAGGCCCGGGCTCGCTGCGAGGAGCACGCCTTCGGACTGCTGGCGCTGCAGGCACCGGTGGCCGGTGACCTGCGCACGGTGATCTCCACGATTCACGCGGCCGAGAGCCTGGAGCGCATGGGGGATCTCGCGCTGCACGTGGCCAAGGCGGCCCGACGCAGGCATCCGCAGCCGGTGCTTCCCGAGGACGTCAAGACGTACTTCTCCCAGATGGGGCAGGTCGCGGTCCAGCTGGCCAATCGCCTGAATCAGATCCTGCGCACCCAGGACGTCCAGCAGGCGCGCGACCTGGAAGTCGACGACGACGAGATGGACGACCTGCACCGGCACCTGTTCAGCGTGGTGATGGGAGCCGAGTGGTCGCACGGGGTCTCCGCCGCCGTGGACATCACGCTGCTCGGCCGGTTCTACGAACGTTACGCCGACCACGCCGTTTCGGTCGCCCGTCGGATCGTCTACGTCGTCACCGGGACCATGCCGACCAGCGAACGTCCGTGA
- the pstB gene encoding phosphate ABC transporter ATP-binding protein PstB, which translates to MAKRLDIENLNLYYNKFHAVQDVTLQVHARSVTSFIGPSGCGKSTVLRSLNRMHEVVPGSRVEGKVLLDGENVYAPGVDPVQVRRTIGMVFQKANPFPTMSIKDNVVAGLKLAGDKDKKKLDEITERALRGANLWEEVKDRLNKPGGGLSGGQQQRLCIARATAVQPDVLLMDEPCSALDPISTLAIEDLIAELKKDYTIVIVTHNMQQAARVSDQTAFFNLPAVGEPGQLVEIGETGKIFSNPSQKATEDYISGRFG; encoded by the coding sequence ATGGCAAAGCGGCTCGACATCGAGAACCTCAACCTGTACTACAACAAGTTCCACGCCGTCCAGGACGTCACGTTGCAGGTGCACGCGCGCAGCGTGACCTCCTTCATCGGCCCCTCCGGCTGCGGGAAGTCGACCGTGCTGCGCTCGTTGAACCGCATGCACGAGGTGGTGCCGGGGTCCCGGGTCGAGGGCAAGGTGCTGCTCGACGGCGAGAACGTCTACGCGCCCGGGGTCGACCCGGTGCAGGTGCGGCGCACCATCGGAATGGTGTTCCAGAAGGCCAATCCCTTCCCCACCATGTCGATCAAGGACAACGTCGTCGCCGGGCTGAAGCTGGCCGGGGACAAGGACAAGAAGAAGCTGGACGAGATCACCGAGCGCGCGCTGCGCGGGGCCAATCTCTGGGAGGAGGTCAAGGACCGGCTCAACAAGCCGGGCGGAGGCCTGTCCGGGGGACAGCAGCAGCGGTTGTGCATCGCACGCGCCACGGCAGTGCAGCCCGACGTCCTGCTGATGGACGAGCCGTGCTCCGCGCTCGACCCGATCTCGACGCTGGCGATCGAGGATCTCATCGCCGAGCTGAAGAAGGACTACACGATCGTGATCGTGACGCACAACATGCAGCAGGCGGCACGGGTCAGCGACCAGACGGCCTTCTTCAACCTGCCCGCCGTCGGCGAGCCCGGCCAGCTGGTCGAGATCGGTGAGACGGGCAAGATCTTCTCCAATCCCAGTCAGAAGGCCACCGAGGACTACATTTCCGGCCGCTTCGGCTGA
- the pstC gene encoding phosphate ABC transporter permease subunit PstC, with product MSESRNSERRPEPPGEVGDAPVHTTEAPVLDAPVTPPSTPTDRVVRIGDRIFRGIATGSGVFVVAIIGAIGLFLLIRAIPALQANEANFLLSGKWETGDPDDLAFGIVDLAWITVASSLFALVLAMPIAGGIALFLTQYAPSALARPFAYIVDLLAAVPSVIYGLWGALVLAPVIKPVAVWLNTNLGWIPIFGDGNVPADSGSNVFTAGIVLAVMILPIITGVAREVFARTPKAQIEGALALGATKWEVVRTTVWPFGRSGFVGGSMLGLGRALGETVALTVILSYTYEGPHYSIFDAGATFASRIALGSAEFNNNLTVGAYIAAGLVLFISTFAVNALARWIESSSGKGKE from the coding sequence GTGAGCGAGTCGAGGAACTCCGAGCGGAGGCCGGAACCACCGGGCGAGGTGGGCGATGCTCCCGTGCACACCACGGAAGCCCCCGTCCTCGATGCCCCGGTCACCCCGCCGAGCACGCCCACCGACCGGGTGGTGCGCATCGGGGACCGGATATTCCGGGGCATCGCCACCGGGTCCGGCGTGTTCGTCGTGGCGATCATAGGCGCCATCGGGCTCTTCCTGCTGATACGGGCGATTCCCGCCCTGCAGGCCAACGAGGCCAACTTCCTGCTGTCCGGCAAGTGGGAGACCGGCGACCCGGACGACCTGGCTTTCGGCATAGTCGACCTCGCCTGGATCACAGTGGCGAGCTCGCTCTTCGCACTCGTCCTGGCGATGCCGATCGCCGGCGGGATCGCGCTGTTCCTCACCCAGTACGCGCCGAGCGCGCTGGCCAGGCCGTTCGCCTACATAGTCGACCTGCTGGCCGCGGTCCCCTCGGTGATCTACGGGCTGTGGGGAGCGCTGGTGCTGGCTCCGGTGATCAAACCCGTCGCCGTGTGGCTGAACACCAACCTCGGCTGGATCCCCATCTTCGGCGACGGGAACGTGCCCGCCGACAGCGGCTCCAACGTCTTCACCGCCGGAATCGTGCTGGCCGTGATGATCCTGCCCATCATCACCGGCGTGGCCCGCGAGGTCTTCGCCCGCACCCCGAAGGCCCAGATCGAGGGCGCCCTGGCGCTCGGCGCGACCAAGTGGGAAGTCGTGCGCACCACCGTGTGGCCGTTCGGCCGCAGCGGGTTCGTCGGTGGGTCGATGCTCGGGCTGGGACGAGCCCTCGGCGAGACGGTGGCCCTGACGGTCATCCTCAGCTACACCTACGAAGGTCCGCACTACAGCATCTTCGACGCCGGGGCGACCTTCGCGTCGCGGATCGCCCTCGGCTCGGCGGAGTTCAACAACAACCTGACCGTCGGTGCCTACATCGCGGCGGGGCTGGTGCTGTTCATCAGCACTTTCGCCGTCAACGCGCTGGCCCGCTGGATCGAGAGCAGCAGCGGTAAGGGGAAGGAATGA